In Amphiprion ocellaris isolate individual 3 ecotype Okinawa chromosome 5, ASM2253959v1, whole genome shotgun sequence, the genomic stretch CGCAAGTTCACTCAATGTGCCAAAAAGTACTGTTGCATCACTGGTCCAGAAGTGGAAGCGCCATGGTACCACTATGAACCTCCGGAGAACAGGGCGTCCCTCCAAGATCACGGCAAAAGGCAAGATGAAACCGCTCAGGGAAGCCAGAGCAAACCCCTCCGTCACTCTTGAAGACCTGAAGAAGTCTCTCCAGGGTGCTGGGACTAACGTACACAAGTCCACAGTATCCCGCACTTTACACAAGGAAGGTCTCTATGGGCGTGTCGCAAAGAAGAAGCCATATCTGAAGAAACAACATCTCAAGGCTCGTTTGCAGTGTGCTACCACACATCTGAAAGACACTCCTGCGATGTGGGAAAGTGTGATCTGGTCAGATGAAACgaaaatagaactttttggcCTGAACACCAAGAAGTACGTTTGGCGCAAAGCCAACACAGCTAATGATCCGGCTCATACCATCCCTACcgtgaaacatggaggtgggAGCAtaatgctctggggctgtttctCTTCCTCCGGTCCTGGTGAGCTTGTCCGTGTGCAAGGGATTATGAATAGTGCGAAATATATTGACATCCTGGAGAAAAACCTCTTCAAGTCTGCAAAAAGCCTGAACCTTGGGAGGAAGTTCacctttcagcaggataatgatccaaaacataCAACTAGAGTGACACAAGAATGGCTCAGGAAGAAGAAagtgaaggttctagactggccCAGTCAAAGCCCAGATCTCAACCCGATAGAAAACCTGTGGAGGGATCTGAAGATTGCCGTCCACCGAAGGTCACCAAGTAACCTGACTCAGCTGGAGCAGTATTGCAAAGAGGAGTGCGCAAAACTCGTTGCTGGCTATCCAAAGTGATTGGAAGCTGTTATTGCTGCTAAAGGAGCTGCAACCAAGTACTGACTGTGACTTAATGACTTagtgtgaatacttttgcaacaATGAAATACAGACTTTTGCAATCTATTCATAGTAAAGAGTGCTTACGAACAAAAACAGTGATGGATTGTTGTGTCTGTGCTGTTTCCTTTCATATAAACAGGTGAAACTCACTTTTGCTTTGTTCTGTTCTGAGAAATTGAGTTTTGGTCATGggtgtgaatacttttgcaacccactgtatatcttttttttttttttttttagcctttttaattgtttgtttacaacatgtgcatgtatttttttaattgtacttgagtttttacataaataaatgtataaataagaGATTTGAGTTCTATCAATATAAAGTTAAGATATTTATCCacatttaacacagaaaaaaatctgcatttataaccacaaatattacatttctaACTTTGTAGAAGTTGAAATTATGGAAGAATTTATCAACCAGTGCAAAAAACATAAAGGAAAAGGCATTAAATGAGTAAATTAAACACGAAACACGACTTACAAAGagcataaaatgtttattaaacttCTTCCAATACAGAATACATGTTTTACTGTCGACACAGAAACCAGAGGAAGGAAAGTGATTGTCTTTGTGGAAAGtttattcacaaaaacaaccgtttatttgtgtattttttacttctttaaCAGATTATCGTACAAAAAGCTGTGGTGTTGAATGTGTGAAGAACATTCAGACATGCGGTTTTTATCTCAGAACAAGTTTAATATCAGAAAAGCGTCtcatttacatgtaaacaggttgaaatgtttcactttttagAGCAAAATGAGGCTAAAAAGGCAAAATtctgagtgtttaaatggcgtgAAGGTCAATAAatctactttttaaatttaatattctCGATAAAAGGTTTAAATTATGAGGTAAAAGTCGGCCGACGGGACTTTTTTCCATctgaaaactcagatttttgaCTTCATATACACTCTTGTGTCACTTTAGTTCACTTTTCAGCgtcagaaaaatgacagaatgtgatttttttttttttttttactggttttgTGACTTTTATGAAAAGTACCTGGAAAGTAGAAACTTTACGCGATGtagtgcagtaaaaaaaaaattaatgtagtggagtggaaataaaaaaggttttattactgttgaagttaaaacaaaagaacgaatgaaaatacacatttttttaaccgtttttcgttttttttctctattttttgtaCGTTTGGACTcagaaacaggaagaaattgtctcTTTTAGcttaaatgatcatttaatcaatcaattggcagaaaaacaaagagataATTGAAGTAATTATTATGAGAAAAGTGAATAGTTTGAAGTTTTGGAGTGTTGGCTGCAGAAtaattcctcttttttttctggtaaacCCATTAATCATTCAGACTAATCGATCATAAACACAATCATTCCTCGTTTCTCGCTGCAGATTTTCACTCAGACTCGTTATTTTTTCAGATGCGAGACTCAAATCTGCACTTTTATTGCCGTTCCGTGTCTCATTCTGCAAAATAATCTTTAATATTTATCCTCGGAGTGAAGAAATTGAAACTAAACCTGCTTTTCTGGAGAACAATACAGGCTGCTGGAAGCATCATGAGGTATtaaaacaagaacacaaactctcaTCTGTTTGGTGCAAATGGCAGCAAAACTGAATAAATCTCcgaatattttgtcatttatcaagaaaaaaaagctaaagtttgacattttcctgctttttctcACCAgtagacacattttttttacactttaatgtgtgaaaaattaaaacttttgaTACTTTTCTCAGATTTGACTATTTGCATCTTTTCTATCCTTTTATAGGTTCAAGTTTTtgctctttaaaatgtcagaaaatgctgaaaaatgtcaattagtgattctaaaatCCCAACATGACGCCTTTAAACGTCTGGTTTTGTTCACAACGCAAAGAAAATCAGTTAAGTGGCataaagaagattaaagaataTTCaacttttaaaagctaaaatcagagattttagaccattttttcattaaaaaaaatacattttggagGAATTTCAGTGTTTgccagacaaaaaaacgacaaagaATCATGTTGGGCTCCAGAATAAAGGAACAGacacatttatgttttaaaaaatcaaatatctTAACTCTCTGGTgttaattttttctgttttgatcaTCTGCTGGGAAAAATTAGCTCCAGTTTTTATCTCTgatgggttgtttttttttttggcacaaaatCTCCAGAGATCGATCctggaaggaggaaaaaacacattaaagtgaaTTTAATTAAACTTAACTTTTTCCTGGAGAAaattaaccatctgaacccaAAACAGACTGTTTAGatagaaaactgcaaaaattatgcaaacttagcagcagattttcagctttaagTTGGTCTAAATATGACGTACAGTTCTGGTGATTAAGATTAAATATTggagttttaaaaagaaagtgaagaaaaatgcaacagaaatgattaaaaaaaaaaacatccagaaactgtttgggttcagagttttgtttgtttttttacatgctttaaattttgtgatttttcttcatttaaaaaaaatcattattggctgtaattgtattttttaaatataattattttcatgttttaaattgtaatttttcttttttcataaaatgcaaacttaaacttttattttcttgacaaattcatattttaattgtagctcttttgtttttctgctactgttcaacatttttaatatttttttaaactctttttaGCTCATCGCTCCTTTAAATCCTCTCACAGCTGCTCcagaaatcatttttaattccttcaaaacaagtaaaaacattgtttaatgGACAAGCTGAACCAGAAGAGAGGAAGACGGATGgattaaaatggaataaaaggtaaaaatgttcacaatagAAAATCCCAACCGGTGAAACGATCAAACGTCttttttaaaaggacaaaatagaacttttttcttcttcttttccagcATGCAACACCAGAACAGACACTCACCTACCTCTCAGAACAGACTGGAATGCTCGGGTcgataaaaacactaaaactaggCGGCAGGACGGCTCAGAATCAGTCCTTTACAGTACAATCAGCCTCCGATAAGAACGGGGAGATAAAGTCAACGTAGAAACGATCCGTCAGACGTAGTGTTTGAGTAGAAAAGCAGCTCGTTTGTCTCACCGTTTAGTGTTCGTTCCTTAAAAACGTCGTAGTGTTTCCACAGAACAACAACATGGAAGTATTTAAGGCTGCGGTTAACGGCGAATCATCCGAGTGTGATGCGTCATCGAAAGCGCCGAACATCCTCAAACTTTAGATGATACCAGTTGATACATCGCAGcagaactgcaaaaaaaaacattattttcactgttcttaaccctcgtgtcgtcctgcgggtcaagaTCAACCCATTGCAAAGTTTGAAAACGTGGGGGGgggaatattttcacagtgaaacttctgatgtccacattttcaacatttttgagaaatcttggaacatttttttgctggggaaaaaatgtttctttaagaacattcacataaaaatcaaccaaaatccagcgaaattcgctggattttggttgatttttatgtgaatgttcttaaagaaaatatcagaagttttactgatatatatggaatcactttagatatttttactcattttttggaagatttttactcatttcttgaaatatttacaagaatttcttgccaaattagggagattttttataataaacttttaagcaaaacttttaaggaattattggaattttgttcctgaaggttttgcaaattttcagaaatttggggaatttttgctgaattttttgattttgttcagacaaggaaacaatgttatttggtgcctgtaaatgagtacaacaggagggttaatagttTCTTGCtcaataaaatgtgagaaaatgctgaaaaatatcaATTAGTGTTTCTCAAATCCCAACATGACGCCTTTAAACGCAAAGAAAATCAGTTCACTGTCACAGTAGAGGAACAAAATTGGGAACATCTaacttttaaaagctaaaatcagAAACTTTAGAGGCTTTTTTCAACCAATCAAATatcaaaacagataaaaatctgattattgtTGCAGTAAAGTAAACATTTTGGaggtttttcagtgtttgtcagacaaaaaaaaacaattaaagcaTCACTTTGGGCTCCAGAATAAAGGAATAGAcagatttatgttttaaattattaataagAGAGATAATCAGGTTTATggagaatgaaaataataattgttCGCAGCTCTTTTTAACTCcctggtgtttattttttgtttgcatcGTCTGCTGGGAAAAACTAGCTCCAGTTTTGATCtcacaaacacattaaagtgaatttaattaaatttaacatGTTCCTGGAGATAATTAACCGTCTGAATCCAAAACAGACAGTTTAGataaaaaataacccaaaatgaTGCCAATTTAACAGCAGATTTTCAGCTGTAAGTTGGTCTAAATGTGACGTATAGCTCTGGTAATTTTCTCcacgtgtctcatttaaaaatctgccaaaaataaaccatattTTCTAACTGGactctgtaaaaaactaaaatttatgCATTCCTCGGTTCAAATTACGAGATGTCAGTGACTCAGATGTGATCAACggttaattaataataatttacataCAGTGCGGATGTCCGTCCATGTTCGGAGCTCACTTACGCCTTTGATGACGCATCGCGCTTGGACACTTCATCGCGAGTCGCAGCCCTAGAAGTATTCGAGTATTTGGGTCAGTTAGTGTCGCCGACGATGACGACCACCATGTGCTCCTCCTCCAGGTTCCCCACCGTCCTCTTGGCGTTCTGCAGGTACTGCTGGGAGAACTCCCCGGGCGGGAAGGCGTACAGCATCGCCCCCGGACCGCCCTCCTTGGCGGCGGGGAGGCTCACCACGCCGGCCGCCTCTTTGTTCCGCAGATACGTCACCAGGTGGCGCAGCAGGCGGACCTGCAGGCCCGGCTCGGGGGCCGGGGCCTGCCGGTCGACGGGCCCCTGCAGCGCCAGCATGATGGCGAAGCCGTCGGGGCGACCCAGCTTGATGCGGCGGGACACCTCGTCCAGCCGGGTCTGGTCCATTCGGAGCCGCTGGGCGATCTTcagctggttctggttctgcaggCGGAGGCTCTCCTTCATCACGGCACTGAAGAAGGACGCCCCCCCCTCCAGCAGGTACAGGTCTGTGGGGAAGCTGCTGTTCTTCAGGGCGAAGAAGCCGTGCCACGTCTTGGGCAGCGACGTCTGGGCGAACTCGGACAGCGAGccgggggaggaggaggtgtgggaGTCGGTGTGGACGGGGGGGGAACCAGCAGGGACCACCTCGCTACCCCGGTGGTGGTGGTTGTTTAGGTGGTCGCCGGACCTCTTGCTGTGGTGGCGGCCGGGCGGAGCGTCGTCTTCATTGGCGGCGGGGTGTCGCCCCCCGCCGCTGTCGGGGGAGTGGTCCCGGGGCTCCGTGGTGGAGTCTGGGGCCCGAACACGAGCTCGGTCTGGGCTGGCGTCCGGAGAAACGGCCCCTCCTGGACCTCGGAGCCTCGACCTCCCCCTCTCCTTCTCCCGGTCATCCATGGGTCTGTCAGGGGACAGACTCCGGCTGCGGCTCCTCCTCCggctcctcctctcctcccgcTCCTTCAGCCACCTCTCCCTGCTCCGGCTGCGGCTCCTCACCGTCCGGCTGCTCCTCCCGAACGCCTCCACCCCGGCCCTCCTCTCCAGGCTGCGGGTGGGGCTGCTGGGGTAGTCTCTGTCCAGCAGagccctctccctctctctctgggTGAGGAGGCTGTGGGAGGGGGGTGAGGAGCGGTCCCGGGCCCTCAGCTCCCTCTCCAGGCTGCGGTGGCGGCTGAAGGCCTCCCCCAGGAGGTCGTAGTGGGAGGGGAGGGCCACGGGAGGCTGGTACCCGGGGGGGAAGGGACGGGAGGGGCTCTCCTCCACCTTGGCGAAGTCGACCCTGAGCCGGCGCTCCGGACCCCCCAGAGGGAAGCCCCTCATCTGGGTGCAGGCGGCCTGAGCGGCGTCCAGACTCTCATACTGGATGTAGGCGAAGCTGTCCCCCTTCACGTAGTCTATGTTCCTGATGCTCCCGAACCGGTCGAACTCTCGGGCCAGAGCAGCCAGAGAGTTCCCGGGTCCGAGCCCCCCCACCCAGAGCCGGGTGGTGGGGTTGGCCTTCCCATAGCCGATCTTTATGGGGTTCCCCCCGATCAGACGCCCCTGCATGGCCACCTTGGCCCGGTGGGCCATGTCCAGGTTCTGAAACTTCACAAAAGCGTAGGCGCCCCCCTGGCCCCGGGCCGGCCTCTTGATCACCACGTCCTCTATGATGCCGTACTTGTCGAACCCCCTCCTCAGCTCGGCCTCCGTCACGTTCCCGTCCAGGTTTCCGATGAACAGGTTGCTGGTCGCCCTCTGGTCGTCCTCCGGCTTCAGATCCTCCACCACCGGCATGGGGGGGAAGCCGTAGGGCCGCCCCCTCTCGTCCAGCATGCCGTAGTAGTCCAGCAGCCGCTCCCGCTCCCGGCTCAGTCCCAGGGTCTCCAGGGCATAGTGCCGGGCCCGCAGGTCCCGGATGTTGCTGACCCCCGGGCCGGGCGGGGACAGGGAGCGCTGCCGGTAGGGGTAGGGGGCGTGCACGGGCAGATAACCGACGTCCGGCGGGGTCACGCTTCGCCTCCTCACGTACATCGGTTCTATTTTGAGCTGCCGGTCACCGAGCACTAACCTGGAGGACTTGGCGTGCCGGGCCTCCTTGGCGTCCTCCGGGTGCCGGAAATTGACGTAGGCGATCCGGCCGAGCTCCGGGGTGTGGGACAGCTTCACACTGACGTCCCCGAACTTCTTGAACTCGTGGAACAGCGCGTCCTCCACGTCCTCGTCCGACACCTGCGAGCCCAGGTTGCTGATCAGCAGGGTCTTGTACTCCAGCGTGCCCGGCCTGGCGGCGGGGAGCTCGGCCGCGGTGGTCCGGAGCGGCGGGCGGCCGAGGAGGCTGAGCTCATGCCGGTGGTGGAGCTCTAAGGCGGCCGCCCGCTCCTCCCTCAGCCGCGGCTTCTCTCGCTCCCGGCTGCGGCTCCGGCGGTGATATCCGCGGCTCTCCGCCAGCAGCAGAGccagcggcggcggcggcagctcCTCTCTCCGCGCACTCTCCCGGTCCCGCTCCCGGAGCCGCTTGGCGCCGGCCCTGGATGGACTGCTCTCCCTCCCGGCCTGCCTCTTCATCCTCACACGGTGATGGAGCTCAAACTTTTCGGTGCCTGCGACGGGAATCCGGCCCGGGAGCGGCTTCCAGGAGCGTTAGCGGAAATACGGCGGCAGGCTGGAGCTGCGGGGAAGAGCGGCGACCCGTCCGGAGGCTGGATGTTCGCTCATAAACCAGATTAAAGgaataaaagcagaaactgGTTTAAAAACATCCAAGGAGCTGCACTGATGCCGCCATCTTGGACAATAGGAATGTGCGCTTTcccagaggagggaggagacgtGATGACGCACCGCGATGGACGTCATGACGTAAACGCAGAGGGTTTGGCGTAAATGTAGTTTTCTGAGGTCTGGAGCTTTTTCCAGACAGAATACATAAAAACATGCGAGTTTCTGGCGTCATTTTacgtgttttgtgtttgtttttgtctcattggtGACTTATGtgtttttccctctctttttggtccttgtgtgtgtttttgctgttgtttgtgtctttttgatgttgttttcaatgtttttgttgtagtttgtgtgtctttggggtaattttctgtttgctgtttttgttgtgttttgtgtctctttggtgttacatgttgtgtctttttgttggttgctttgcatctctttagtgtcattttgtgtattttgttgttgttgcttgtgtcttgtgtcattttctgtaacttttttgtctcttgtttcatattttgtgttttgttttgtgtttgtggttgttttgtgtttttgttgttgtttgtgtgtctctttagtgcccttttatatatttgtgatttgtgtcactttgttgttgtttatgtgtctcttatgtgtgtttttgttcttgtttgtgtctctttagtgtcatttagttgttgtttgtgtctctttggtgcCGTTTCATATAGtatttgtcatctgtgtgtcttttgtgtcattttctgtaacTTTGCTGGGTTTTTTGCCTCTTTGGTttcatattttgtgtcattttgttgtttgtgcctctttactgttgtttttgtttgtgttatttggggggtcatttcatgtgtttttgtgtttctttgtggtcattttgtgtctttttgttgttgtttgtgtttcttttgtgtcatttcctgTAACTTTGctgagttattttgtgtctttggtttCATATCTtgtgttcttgtgtttgttttctgtgtctttgtcgtggttttgtgtctttttgttgttgtgtgtctttggggtGATTTTCTAtcactttgttgtttgtgtgtctctttcgTGTCATTTTAGATATTATTTGTCATCTGTATGtcttttgtatcattttctgtcactttgctgttgtttgtgttgtttttgttgtgttttggcatcattttgcgtcatgtgattgtttttgtctcattgatcacttgtgtgtttttttccctctctttgtggtccttttgtgtgtagttttgtgtctccagTGTTATTTCatgggtttttttgttattgtgtttctttcatGTAACTTGttgctttgctgtttttgttgtctctggtttcatgatttgtttttttgttgtgtctctttgttgtctttatatttttgattgtcattgtcatgttgttttgttgttgtttgtgtcccTTGagtgtcatgttgtgtcttcttGTTGGCTGTTTTGAAtttcttcagtgtcattttgcattttttgttgtttcttttgcttcattttgcagtttttttgtgtcattggtttcatattttgtttttgttgtttgtatctttgttgtaattttttgtcttatttgtgtg encodes the following:
- the rbm15b gene encoding putative RNA-binding protein 15B, with product MKRQAGRESSPSRAGAKRLRERDRESARREELPPPPLALLLAESRGYHRRSRSREREKPRLREERAAALELHHRHELSLLGRPPLRTTAAELPAARPGTLEYKTLLISNLGSQVSDEDVEDALFHEFKKFGDVSVKLSHTPELGRIAYVNFRHPEDAKEARHAKSSRLVLGDRQLKIEPMYVRRRSVTPPDVGYLPVHAPYPYRQRSLSPPGPGVSNIRDLRARHYALETLGLSRERERLLDYYGMLDERGRPYGFPPMPVVEDLKPEDDQRATSNLFIGNLDGNVTEAELRRGFDKYGIIEDVVIKRPARGQGGAYAFVKFQNLDMAHRAKVAMQGRLIGGNPIKIGYGKANPTTRLWVGGLGPGNSLAALAREFDRFGSIRNIDYVKGDSFAYIQYESLDAAQAACTQMRGFPLGGPERRLRVDFAKVEESPSRPFPPGYQPPVALPSHYDLLGEAFSRHRSLERELRARDRSSPPSHSLLTQRERERALLDRDYPSSPTRSLERRAGVEAFGRSSRTVRSRSRSRERWLKEREERRSRRRSRSRSLSPDRPMDDREKERGRSRLRGPGGAVSPDASPDRARVRAPDSTTEPRDHSPDSGGGRHPAANEDDAPPGRHHSKRSGDHLNNHHHRGSEVVPAGSPPVHTDSHTSSSPGSLSEFAQTSLPKTWHGFFALKNSSFPTDLYLLEGGASFFSAVMKESLRLQNQNQLKIAQRLRMDQTRLDEVSRRIKLGRPDGFAIMLALQGPVDRQAPAPEPGLQVRLLRHLVTYLRNKEAAGVVSLPAAKEGGPGAMLYAFPPGEFSQQYLQNAKRTVGNLEEEHMVVVIVGDTN